The following proteins are encoded in a genomic region of Diabrotica virgifera virgifera chromosome 1, PGI_DIABVI_V3a:
- the LOC114325885 gene encoding uncharacterized protein LOC114325885 isoform X2, with product MDSEPASAWVGDCQRIWKNLRDKWSKEKRITMQNPAISSEWEFYEVLKFLQPFVRRRRRARLKPNRTNLQNASLKNEIEETFEESINPDDIVKKMWNRNLGVQVCPENVTFLESEMEEAAESEEITLDFVDDPPPKEETVIRYQTSEEAFGAYVACRLMDFSVEERQTKRIKIFKVLEDLE from the exons ATGGACAGCGAACCAGCATCAGCATGGG TTGGTGATTGTCAACGAATTTGGAAAAACTTAAGGGACAAATGGAGTAAAGAGAAACGAATAACTATGCAGAATCCTGCGATTTCATCAGAGTGGGAATTTTATGAAGTACTTAAGTTTTTGCAACCTTTCGTTCGAAGACGGCGAAGGGCCAGATTGAAACCTAATAG AACCAATCTTCAGAATGCATCATTAAAAAACGAAATAGAGGAAACTTTTGAGGAAAGTATTAATCCTGACGATATAGTTAAAAAAATGTGGAACAGAAACCTTGGAGTCCAAGTTTGTCCtgaaaatgttacatttttagaAAGTGAAATGGAAGAGGCTGCAGAATCTGAAGAAATAACTCTTGATTTTGTAGATGATCCCCCACCTAAAGAA GAAACTGTTATTCGGTATCAAACTTCAGAAGAAGCTTTTGGGGCGTATGTAGCCTGTCGACTTATGGACTTCAGTGTAGAAGAAAGACAAACAAAacgaataaaaatatttaaagttttagaagATTTGGAATAA
- the LOC114325885 gene encoding uncharacterized protein LOC114325885 isoform X1 — MDSEPASAWDLDLGILINMVKQFPYLYNSRHENFKNTALRERTWCNIAERLKVPVGDCQRIWKNLRDKWSKEKRITMQNPAISSEWEFYEVLKFLQPFVRRRRRARLKPNRTNLQNASLKNEIEETFEESINPDDIVKKMWNRNLGVQVCPENVTFLESEMEEAAESEEITLDFVDDPPPKEETVIRYQTSEEAFGAYVACRLMDFSVEERQTKRIKIFKVLEDLE; from the exons ATGGACAGCGAACCAGCATCAGCATGGG ACCTGGATCTTGGCATATTGATAAATATGGTTAAACAATTTCCATATCTCTACAATTCTCGTCATGAAAACTTTAAAAATACAGCATTAAGAGAGAGGACATGGTGTAATATTGCAGAGAGACTTAAAGTTCCTg TTGGTGATTGTCAACGAATTTGGAAAAACTTAAGGGACAAATGGAGTAAAGAGAAACGAATAACTATGCAGAATCCTGCGATTTCATCAGAGTGGGAATTTTATGAAGTACTTAAGTTTTTGCAACCTTTCGTTCGAAGACGGCGAAGGGCCAGATTGAAACCTAATAG AACCAATCTTCAGAATGCATCATTAAAAAACGAAATAGAGGAAACTTTTGAGGAAAGTATTAATCCTGACGATATAGTTAAAAAAATGTGGAACAGAAACCTTGGAGTCCAAGTTTGTCCtgaaaatgttacatttttagaAAGTGAAATGGAAGAGGCTGCAGAATCTGAAGAAATAACTCTTGATTTTGTAGATGATCCCCCACCTAAAGAA GAAACTGTTATTCGGTATCAAACTTCAGAAGAAGCTTTTGGGGCGTATGTAGCCTGTCGACTTATGGACTTCAGTGTAGAAGAAAGACAAACAAAacgaataaaaatatttaaagttttagaagATTTGGAATAA